Proteins found in one Tumebacillus sp. BK434 genomic segment:
- a CDS encoding M23 family metallopeptidase, producing the protein MGKLTERINDRGRTVVAGSITGVRNYIKNINWDQVKADCIAEVKGTFHLRNSMAALAVLLLTSVGVYTFSEKVAATEHVYRVYIDGQYYGVVEDKAAIETTIESLGSEMKASVKFQPVNQHVQSTDEIYIAEAIVESTKEYAELVAVRVNGRDIVTVQDEETAKKLIDQLKAQYVKPGEQADVSLAEQVDFIKVKTEVQRVTPFDAAFKLIAEGVNEQRKYVVSRGDSLWDIALKNKMTVEQLSDANPNIANIDAIGEGQEINLVAKEPLISVQTVTEVKRELTKNYEVEYKEDNSMYEGEEEVIQEGATGKVKQVVKVTRKNGIVIKEDVLQEEVVSKPVKEIIAKGTKEKPTYGAYSGPATAVGGGGWAYPVGGGYISSYYGENRGGRPHLAIDIAAGTGTPVYASNSGTVIWVGDAGDGYGYCIRISHGNGVETLYGHLSSMSVSPGQAVGKGQYIGGVGSTGWSTGSHLHYEVRIGGVQVNPAPYM; encoded by the coding sequence ATGGGTAAGCTGACAGAGAGAATCAACGACCGCGGTCGTACAGTTGTGGCTGGCAGCATTACAGGAGTAAGAAACTATATCAAAAACATCAATTGGGATCAGGTAAAGGCAGATTGCATTGCGGAGGTAAAAGGCACGTTCCATCTTCGCAATTCGATGGCAGCTCTGGCAGTATTGTTGCTGACTTCGGTCGGTGTATATACATTTTCGGAAAAAGTAGCCGCTACAGAACATGTTTATCGCGTGTACATAGACGGTCAGTATTACGGTGTGGTCGAGGATAAAGCGGCGATCGAAACGACGATCGAATCGCTCGGCAGCGAAATGAAGGCGAGCGTCAAGTTCCAGCCGGTCAACCAGCATGTCCAGTCGACCGACGAGATCTACATCGCCGAAGCGATCGTCGAATCGACGAAGGAGTATGCGGAGCTGGTCGCTGTGCGCGTCAACGGCCGCGACATCGTCACCGTGCAGGACGAAGAGACCGCCAAGAAGCTGATCGACCAGCTGAAGGCGCAATACGTCAAGCCGGGCGAGCAGGCGGACGTCTCGCTTGCGGAGCAAGTCGATTTCATCAAGGTCAAAACAGAAGTGCAGCGAGTCACCCCGTTTGATGCGGCGTTCAAGCTGATCGCCGAAGGCGTCAACGAGCAGCGCAAGTACGTGGTATCGCGCGGCGATTCCCTCTGGGACATCGCGCTGAAAAACAAGATGACGGTGGAGCAGCTGAGTGATGCGAACCCGAACATCGCCAACATCGACGCGATCGGCGAAGGTCAGGAGATCAACCTCGTGGCGAAAGAGCCGCTGATCTCCGTACAGACGGTGACCGAAGTCAAGCGCGAACTGACCAAGAACTACGAAGTCGAGTACAAAGAGGACAACTCGATGTACGAAGGCGAAGAAGAAGTCATCCAGGAAGGCGCGACCGGCAAGGTGAAGCAAGTCGTGAAAGTCACCAGGAAAAACGGGATCGTCATCAAGGAAGACGTATTGCAGGAAGAAGTGGTTTCCAAACCGGTGAAGGAAATTATCGCCAAGGGCACCAAGGAAAAGCCGACCTACGGCGCGTACAGCGGTCCGGCGACCGCTGTCGGCGGCGGCGGTTGGGCGTATCCGGTCGGCGGCGGTTATATCTCGTCCTACTATGGCGAGAACCGCGGCGGCCGTCCGCACCTCGCGATCGACATCGCGGCGGGCACGGGCACGCCGGTCTACGCTTCGAACTCCGGCACGGTCATCTGGGTCGGCGATGCGGGCGACGGTTACGGCTACTGCATCCGCATCTCGCATGGCAATGGCGTGGAGACGCTGTATGGGCATCTGAGCTCGATGTCCGTCTCGCCGGGCCAGGCGGTCGGCAAAGGCCAATACATCGGCGGCGTCGGTTCCACCGGCTGGTCGACAGGCTCACACTTGCATTATGAAGTGCGCATCGGCGGTGTACAGGTCAACCCGGCTCCGTATATGTAA
- the hprK gene encoding HPr(Ser) kinase/phosphatase encodes MPKTISTAELRRDFELELINETADMSRLTAVSDINRPGLALAGFFTYHPAERVQVMGRTEMTFFEGMGEAQQRERAEQLCSYEQTPCLILARGMEVSPSLLDAAVKYRVPILRTELSTTKLTGRLQSYLDKKLAKETLLHGVLVDVYGIGILITGASGIGKSETALELVKRGHRLVADDAVEIRNIADTQLEGTSPEMLRHLIEIRGLGVLNVMTLFGAGAIRTHKDLELVIKLTMWEDNVAYDRLGLDEETIKILDVDVPLLTLPVRPGRNLAVILEVAAMNQRLKRMGYNAARDLSEKMLKTMNPESFLD; translated from the coding sequence ATGCCGAAGACCATCTCCACCGCGGAGCTGCGTCGCGACTTTGAGCTGGAGCTGATCAATGAAACGGCCGACATGAGCCGTCTGACCGCCGTGTCGGACATCAACCGTCCGGGGCTGGCCCTGGCCGGATTTTTCACCTATCACCCGGCGGAGCGCGTGCAGGTGATGGGGCGCACCGAGATGACCTTTTTTGAAGGGATGGGCGAGGCGCAGCAGCGGGAGCGCGCCGAACAGCTCTGCTCGTATGAGCAGACGCCGTGCCTGATCCTCGCCCGCGGCATGGAAGTGTCCCCGTCGCTTCTCGACGCGGCCGTCAAATACCGCGTGCCGATCCTGCGCACCGAGCTGTCGACGACCAAACTGACCGGCCGCCTGCAGTCCTACCTCGACAAAAAGCTGGCCAAGGAGACGCTCCTGCATGGCGTGCTGGTCGATGTCTACGGCATCGGCATCCTGATCACCGGCGCGAGCGGCATCGGGAAGAGCGAAACGGCTCTGGAACTGGTCAAGCGCGGCCATCGCCTCGTCGCGGACGACGCGGTGGAGATTCGCAACATCGCCGACACGCAGCTCGAAGGCACCTCGCCGGAGATGCTGCGCCACCTGATCGAAATCCGGGGCCTCGGCGTGCTGAACGTGATGACTTTGTTTGGCGCCGGTGCGATTCGCACGCACAAAGACCTCGAATTGGTGATCAAGCTGACGATGTGGGAAGACAATGTCGCGTACGACCGCCTCGGGCTCGATGAAGAGACGATCAAAATCCTCGATGTCGACGTTCCGCTGTTGACCCTGCCCGTAAGACCAGGTCGTAACTTGGCGGTGATTCTCGAAGTGGCAGCGATGAATCAGCGGCTGAAACGGATGGGCTACAATGCGGCGCGAGACTTGTCAGAGAAGATGTTGAAGACGATGAACCCGGAGAGTTTCCTCGACTGA
- a CDS encoding NAD-dependent epimerase/dehydratase family protein → MKILVTGGAGFAGSHIVDTLIAAGHEVVVVDNLFTGSKANLNPQAKFYEMDINDPALHDLIEREGIEAISHQAAQIKVPLSIKDPGLDAEINIMGTIHVLEAARKFGLKIVFAASAAEYGTPEYLPLDEQHPLNPMSFYGLSKKVNEDYIRMYGELYGVNYTILRYANIYGPRQGRFGEGGVVSIFLEQMIKGQPVNIEGDGGATRDYIYIGDVAQANLIALTSEKKLTVNISTATRVSVSELYVTMKELTGYPLEATHGPARVGDIYHSTMSNQLAAAELGWKPETSLRDGLAKTIAWGRTVYGDAK, encoded by the coding sequence ATGAAGATTCTCGTGACGGGCGGGGCCGGTTTTGCCGGATCGCACATCGTCGACACACTGATTGCGGCCGGACATGAGGTCGTGGTGGTGGACAACCTGTTCACCGGGTCGAAAGCCAACCTCAACCCCCAAGCCAAGTTTTATGAAATGGACATCAATGATCCCGCACTGCATGACCTGATCGAGCGGGAAGGCATCGAAGCCATCTCCCACCAGGCGGCGCAGATCAAAGTGCCCTTGTCGATCAAAGACCCGGGCCTCGACGCAGAGATCAACATCATGGGCACGATCCACGTCCTCGAAGCGGCGCGCAAGTTCGGCTTGAAGATCGTCTTCGCCGCCTCGGCTGCCGAATACGGCACGCCCGAATACCTGCCGCTCGATGAACAGCATCCGCTCAACCCGATGTCGTTCTATGGCTTGAGCAAAAAAGTGAACGAAGACTACATCCGCATGTACGGGGAACTGTACGGCGTCAACTATACGATCCTCCGCTACGCCAACATCTACGGCCCGCGCCAAGGCCGCTTCGGCGAAGGCGGCGTGGTCTCGATCTTCCTGGAACAGATGATCAAGGGCCAGCCGGTCAACATCGAAGGCGACGGCGGCGCGACCCGCGACTATATCTATATCGGCGATGTGGCACAGGCCAATCTGATCGCGCTGACCTCGGAGAAAAAGCTCACCGTCAACATCTCGACGGCGACCCGGGTGTCGGTAAGCGAGCTGTACGTGACGATGAAAGAGCTGACCGGGTACCCGCTCGAAGCGACGCACGGTCCGGCGCGGGTCGGCGACATCTACCACAGCACGATGAGCAATCAGCTGGCCGCTGCCGAGCTCGGCTGGAAGCCGGAGACCAGCTTGCGCGACGGCTTGGCGAAAACGATCGCGTGGGGCCGCACCGTCTACGGTGACGCAAAATGA
- the uvrA gene encoding excinuclease ABC subunit UvrA has product MAQEHIVVKGARAHNLKNVDVTIPRDKFVVLTGLSGSGKSSLAFDTIYAEGQRRYVESLSAYARQFLGQMDKPDVDSIDGLSPAISIDQKTTSRNPRSTVGTVTEIYDYLRLLFARIGRPHCPNHPNIEITSQTVEQMVDRILELPERTRIQIYAPMIKGRKGEHAKVFEDISKQGFVRVRVDGELRELSEEIKLEKNKKHTIEVVVDRIVVKEDIQTRLADSLETALKLAEGTVIVGIVDGEEMLFSSNLSCPECGFSVPELAPRMFSFNSPFGACETCAGLGTNMEIDPDLVVPDWSKSLAEDAIEPWQGRTSNYYPQLLDAAAKYYEVDTKMPLRDVPDEKLKMLLYGSQGDKIKFKYENDFGQSKIAELEYEGVIPNLERRYKETVSDYVREFIEAYMSAKPCPACKGKRLRPESLAVTIGGENISFVTGLSVIDALHYFSGLSLSEKEMTIARLILKEIEARLGFLRDVGLDYLNLSRSAGTLSGGEAQRIRLATQIGSSLMGVLYILDEPSIGLHQRDNERLINTLVHMRNLGNTLIVVEHDEDTMLACDYIIDIGPGAGVHGGTIVSQGTPAEVMADENSMTGAYLSGRKFIPVPEERRKPGDKWIKVVGAKENNLKNISVKFPVGLFTCVTGVSGSGKSTLVNEILKKSLAMHLNGAKTKPGAHKTIEGLDQLDKIIDIDQSPIGRTPRSNPATYTGVFDDIRDVFATTNEAKMRGYKKGRFSFNVKGGRCEACKGDGIIKIEMHFLPDVYVPCEICKGKRYNRETLEVKYKGKSIADVLDLTVEDAVEFFKNVPKIARKMQTLHDVGLGYVRLGQPATTLSGGEAQRVKLASELHRRSTGRTVYILDEPTTGLHTADIDRLLTVLQRLVESGESVIVIEHNLDVIKTADYLVDLGPEGGDKGGTVVGTGTPEQIAKIAESWTGKFLGPILERDKARAKQQTKVAVES; this is encoded by the coding sequence ATGGCACAGGAACACATTGTCGTCAAAGGCGCACGCGCGCACAATCTGAAGAATGTTGATGTGACGATACCACGCGACAAGTTTGTGGTCTTGACCGGTCTGTCCGGGTCGGGGAAATCGTCGCTGGCTTTTGATACGATCTATGCGGAAGGGCAGCGCCGCTATGTGGAGTCGCTGTCCGCCTATGCACGCCAATTTTTAGGGCAGATGGACAAGCCGGATGTCGACTCGATCGACGGTCTGTCCCCGGCGATTTCGATCGACCAGAAGACCACGTCGCGCAACCCGCGCTCCACGGTCGGCACCGTCACTGAGATCTACGACTACCTCCGCCTGCTGTTCGCCCGCATCGGGCGTCCGCACTGCCCCAACCACCCCAACATCGAGATCACATCCCAGACGGTGGAGCAGATGGTCGACCGGATCCTGGAGCTGCCGGAACGCACGCGGATTCAGATTTACGCCCCGATGATCAAAGGGCGCAAAGGCGAGCACGCCAAGGTCTTCGAAGATATTTCCAAGCAGGGCTTCGTCCGCGTCCGCGTCGACGGCGAGCTGCGCGAGCTGTCGGAAGAGATCAAGCTGGAGAAGAACAAGAAGCATACGATCGAGGTCGTCGTCGACCGCATCGTCGTCAAGGAGGACATCCAGACCCGCCTCGCCGACTCGCTGGAAACGGCGCTCAAGCTCGCCGAAGGCACGGTGATCGTCGGCATCGTCGACGGGGAAGAGATGCTGTTCTCCTCTAATCTGTCCTGCCCGGAATGCGGCTTCTCGGTGCCCGAGCTGGCCCCGCGGATGTTCTCGTTCAACTCGCCGTTTGGCGCCTGCGAGACCTGCGCCGGCCTCGGCACGAACATGGAGATCGACCCGGACCTCGTGGTTCCGGACTGGTCGAAGTCGCTCGCCGAAGACGCGATCGAGCCGTGGCAGGGACGCACCTCCAACTACTACCCGCAACTGCTCGATGCCGCGGCGAAGTATTATGAGGTCGACACGAAGATGCCGCTGCGCGATGTGCCGGACGAGAAGCTGAAGATGTTGCTGTACGGCAGCCAAGGCGACAAGATCAAGTTCAAATATGAAAATGATTTCGGGCAGTCGAAGATCGCCGAGTTGGAGTACGAAGGGGTCATTCCGAACCTCGAACGCCGCTACAAAGAGACGGTCTCCGACTATGTGCGCGAGTTTATCGAAGCCTACATGAGCGCCAAGCCGTGCCCGGCCTGCAAAGGCAAGCGCCTGCGCCCGGAGAGCCTCGCCGTGACGATCGGCGGGGAGAACATCTCGTTTGTCACCGGGCTGTCGGTCATCGACGCGCTCCACTACTTCAGCGGCCTGTCCTTATCGGAGAAGGAGATGACGATCGCCCGCCTGATCTTGAAAGAGATCGAGGCGCGCCTCGGCTTCCTGCGCGACGTCGGGCTCGATTACCTCAACCTGTCCCGCTCGGCCGGCACGCTGTCCGGCGGCGAGGCGCAGCGGATTCGCCTGGCGACGCAGATCGGGTCGTCCCTGATGGGCGTGCTGTACATCCTCGACGAGCCGTCGATCGGACTGCATCAGCGCGACAACGAGCGGCTGATCAACACGCTGGTGCACATGCGCAACCTCGGGAACACGCTGATCGTCGTCGAGCACGATGAAGACACGATGCTGGCCTGCGATTACATCATCGACATCGGACCTGGAGCCGGTGTGCACGGCGGGACGATCGTCTCGCAAGGGACGCCGGCCGAGGTGATGGCCGATGAGAACTCGATGACCGGGGCGTACCTGAGCGGGCGCAAGTTCATCCCCGTGCCGGAAGAGCGCCGCAAGCCGGGCGACAAGTGGATCAAGGTGGTCGGCGCGAAGGAGAACAACCTGAAGAACATCTCCGTGAAGTTCCCGGTCGGCTTGTTCACTTGCGTAACGGGCGTGTCCGGCTCCGGCAAGTCGACGCTGGTCAACGAAATCTTGAAAAAATCGCTGGCGATGCACCTGAACGGGGCGAAGACCAAGCCGGGCGCGCACAAGACGATCGAAGGGCTGGATCAGCTCGACAAGATCATCGACATCGACCAGTCGCCGATCGGGCGCACGCCGCGTTCGAACCCAGCGACGTATACGGGCGTTTTTGACGACATTCGCGACGTGTTCGCGACGACGAACGAAGCGAAGATGCGCGGGTACAAAAAAGGCCGGTTCTCGTTTAACGTCAAAGGCGGGCGCTGCGAAGCGTGCAAAGGCGACGGGATCATCAAGATCGAGATGCATTTCCTGCCCGACGTGTACGTGCCTTGCGAGATCTGCAAAGGCAAGCGATACAATCGTGAAACTCTGGAAGTCAAATACAAAGGCAAAAGCATTGCCGACGTGTTGGATCTGACGGTGGAAGACGCCGTTGAATTTTTCAAAAACGTGCCGAAGATCGCGCGCAAGATGCAGACCTTGCATGATGTGGGGCTCGGGTATGTCCGTCTGGGACAGCCGGCGACCACATTGTCCGGCGGGGAAGCGCAGCGGGTGAAACTGGCTTCTGAATTACATCGCCGCAGCACCGGGCGCACCGTGTACATTTTGGATGAACCGACGACCGGTTTGCACACGGCCGATATCGACCGTTTGCTGACCGTTTTGCAGCGTTTGGTGGAAAGCGGGGAATCGGTTATCGTCATCGAGCATAACCTTGATGTGATCAAGACGGCCGACTATCTGGTCGACCTCGGTCCGGAAGGCGGCGACAAAGGCGGCACCGTTGTCGGCACCGGCACCCCGGAGCAGATCGCCAAGATCGCCGAGTCGTGGACCGGCAAGTTCCTCGGCCCGATCCTCGAACGCGATAAAGCCCGCGCCAAGCAGCAAACGAAAGTGGCGGTGGAGTCGTAA
- the uvrB gene encoding excinuclease ABC subunit UvrB, which yields MEFVREQRNFELVSEYKPQGDQPQAIVKLVEGIEQGDRHQTLLGVTGSGKTFTMANVIASVNKPTLIIAHNKTLAAQLAAEFKEFFPNNAVEYFVSYYDYYQPEAYIPSSDTFIEKDAKINDEIEKLRHSATSSLVERSDVVVVASVSSIYGLGSPTEYSKFVMSLRVGMEKGRDEVLRRLIDMQYERNDINFIRGTFRVRGDVVEIFPVQRSEQAVRVEFFGDEIDRITEVDVVTGEIVGTRSHVAIYPASHFVTSGDKMKDAIQSIRAELDERLKELRDNGKLLEAQRLEQRTNYDLEMMAEIGFCSGIENYSLHMEGRPRGSKPSTLFDYFPDDFLLIIDEAHVTIPQINGMFNGDQARKNVLVDHGFRLPSAKDNRPMKFDEFEQSFRQAVYVTATPGVYEQEHSTRVVEQIIRPTGLLDPVIHVRPIKGQIDDLVGEINKRIAKDERVLVTTLTKKMAEDLTDYFKDLGIKVRYLHSDIKALERMVILRDLRMGVFDVLIGINLLREGLDLPEVSLVAILDADKEGFLRAERSLIQTIGRAARNAGGEVVMYADKITKSMDIAIKETERRRKIQIEYNEQHGITPQTINKKVRDVIEAVKSSDPKAALKVEKGVEKMSKKDKDQLILKLEQEMKEAAKALQFERAAELRDIILELKAS from the coding sequence ATGGAGTTTGTAAGAGAACAGCGCAATTTTGAACTGGTTTCTGAATATAAACCGCAAGGCGACCAACCGCAGGCGATCGTGAAGCTGGTTGAAGGCATCGAGCAAGGCGACCGGCATCAGACGCTGCTGGGCGTCACCGGCTCCGGGAAGACGTTTACGATGGCGAACGTGATCGCCAGTGTGAACAAGCCCACCCTGATCATCGCGCACAACAAGACGCTGGCTGCACAGCTGGCGGCCGAGTTTAAGGAATTTTTCCCGAACAACGCGGTGGAGTATTTTGTCTCCTACTATGACTACTACCAGCCGGAAGCGTACATTCCGTCGTCCGATACCTTTATTGAGAAAGACGCCAAGATCAACGACGAGATCGAAAAACTGCGCCACTCCGCGACCTCCTCGCTGGTCGAGCGCAGCGACGTGGTCGTCGTGGCGTCGGTGTCCTCGATCTACGGCTTGGGTTCGCCGACCGAGTACAGCAAGTTCGTCATGTCCCTGCGCGTGGGGATGGAGAAAGGCCGCGACGAAGTGCTGCGCCGCCTGATCGACATGCAGTATGAGCGCAACGACATCAACTTCATCCGCGGGACGTTCCGCGTGCGCGGCGACGTGGTGGAGATCTTCCCGGTGCAGCGCTCGGAGCAGGCGGTGCGGGTGGAGTTCTTCGGCGACGAGATCGACCGCATCACCGAAGTGGACGTCGTGACCGGCGAGATCGTCGGCACCCGCTCGCATGTGGCGATCTACCCGGCTTCGCACTTTGTGACCTCGGGCGACAAGATGAAGGATGCGATCCAAAGCATCCGCGCCGAGCTTGACGAGCGCCTGAAAGAGCTGCGCGACAACGGCAAGCTGCTGGAAGCGCAGCGTCTGGAGCAGCGCACCAACTACGACTTGGAGATGATGGCGGAGATCGGGTTCTGCTCGGGGATCGAGAACTACTCCCTGCACATGGAAGGCCGGCCGCGGGGCAGCAAGCCGAGCACGTTGTTCGACTACTTCCCGGACGACTTCTTGCTGATCATCGACGAGGCGCACGTGACGATCCCGCAGATCAACGGGATGTTCAACGGCGACCAGGCGCGTAAAAACGTCCTCGTCGACCACGGCTTCCGCTTGCCGTCGGCCAAAGACAACCGCCCGATGAAATTTGACGAGTTCGAGCAGAGTTTCCGGCAGGCGGTGTACGTCACGGCGACGCCGGGCGTCTACGAGCAGGAGCACAGCACCCGCGTCGTCGAGCAGATCATCCGTCCGACCGGACTCTTGGACCCGGTGATTCATGTGCGGCCGATCAAAGGCCAGATCGACGACCTGGTCGGCGAGATCAACAAGCGCATCGCCAAAGATGAGCGCGTGCTGGTGACGACGCTGACCAAGAAGATGGCGGAAGACCTGACCGATTACTTTAAAGACCTCGGGATCAAAGTGCGCTACCTGCACTCCGACATCAAAGCGCTGGAGCGGATGGTCATCCTGCGCGACCTGCGCATGGGGGTCTTCGATGTGCTGATCGGGATCAATCTGCTGCGCGAAGGCTTGGACCTGCCGGAAGTGTCCTTGGTGGCGATCCTCGATGCGGACAAAGAAGGCTTCCTCCGCGCCGAGCGCTCGCTGATCCAGACGATCGGCCGCGCCGCGCGCAATGCCGGCGGGGAGGTCGTGATGTACGCCGACAAGATCACCAAGTCGATGGACATCGCGATCAAAGAGACGGAGCGCCGCCGCAAGATCCAGATCGAATACAACGAACAGCACGGCATCACCCCGCAGACGATCAACAAGAAAGTCCGCGACGTCATCGAAGCGGTCAAATCCTCCGACCCGAAAGCAGCGCTCAAAGTCGAAAAAGGCGTCGAGAAGATGTCGAAGAAAGACAAAGATCAGCTGATTCTCAAGCTGGAACAAGAGATGAAAGAAGCGGCCAAGGCGCTGCAGTTCGAACGTGCCGCCGAGCTGCGGGATATTATTTTGGAGCTGAAAGCATCGTAA
- a CDS encoding flagellar motor protein MotB — protein MSRRKKKHGGHENHERWLITYADLITLLMIFFVIMYAMSSIDQAKFDSLSVSMNKALNPNNKVQIDSMGNTGIISKTTKEGQTNNKDKQEQQGGTSAEQEEKRLDELKKQVEKFIHDNNLAGQINVIDTAKGVQITLNDAALFESGSATLKVEAQRILGGMVPFLKIVPNEIAVEGHTDNVPINNARFPSNWELSAARAINVLHDIEAKGVPEKRLHAVGYADTKPLSPNDTVQNRASNRRVNLIVLREHKAASISPIDKGNVIQP, from the coding sequence ATGTCGAGGCGTAAAAAAAAGCACGGTGGTCATGAGAACCATGAGCGCTGGCTGATCACCTATGCGGATCTGATCACGTTGCTGATGATTTTCTTCGTCATCATGTACGCGATGTCGTCGATCGACCAGGCGAAATTTGACTCCTTGTCCGTCTCGATGAACAAGGCGCTCAACCCGAACAACAAGGTGCAGATCGACTCGATGGGCAACACCGGCATCATTTCGAAAACGACCAAAGAAGGCCAGACGAACAACAAGGACAAACAGGAGCAGCAAGGCGGCACGTCGGCCGAGCAGGAAGAAAAGCGCCTCGACGAGCTGAAAAAGCAGGTCGAGAAGTTCATTCACGACAACAACCTTGCCGGCCAGATCAACGTGATCGACACCGCCAAGGGCGTGCAGATCACCTTGAACGACGCCGCCCTGTTCGAGTCGGGCAGCGCGACGTTGAAAGTGGAAGCGCAGCGCATCCTCGGCGGCATGGTGCCGTTCTTGAAGATTGTGCCAAACGAGATCGCCGTGGAAGGGCATACGGACAACGTGCCGATCAACAACGCCCGCTTCCCGTCGAACTGGGAGCTGTCGGCCGCACGGGCGATCAACGTGCTGCATGACATCGAGGCGAAAGGCGTTCCGGAGAAGCGCCTGCATGCGGTCGGCTACGCAGACACGAAGCCGCTGAGCCCGAACGATACGGTGCAGAACCGGGCATCGAACCGCCGGGTCAACCTGATCGTGCTTCGCGAGCACAAGGCGGCGTCGATCTCGCCGATCGATAAAGGAAACGTGATTCAACCATAA
- a CDS encoding flagellar motor protein: MDITTVIGLVLGLVALGGGFLLEGGHLTALLSPTAAIIVFGGTFGAVALGAPLEELKKIPQVLKIAFTYKPKDPMETIDELVSLATTARREGILALEERIETYDDEFFKNGVRLVVDGVDPDLVRSILETELAFIESRHEKAVQPFDQAGGFAPTMGIIGTVMGLVHVLGSLSDVSNLGPQIATAFIATLYGVASANVIYLPLATKLKNRTKQEVLIRELMIEGILSIQAGENPNILGQKLKAFLAPNLRVPKAEAGEANVEA, encoded by the coding sequence ATGGATATCACAACGGTCATTGGTTTAGTGCTTGGGTTGGTGGCGCTTGGAGGCGGCTTTCTCCTCGAAGGCGGTCACTTAACGGCGCTGCTCTCCCCGACAGCTGCCATCATCGTTTTTGGCGGCACGTTTGGCGCGGTGGCGCTGGGCGCCCCGCTTGAAGAGCTGAAGAAAATCCCGCAAGTCTTGAAAATTGCCTTTACCTACAAGCCGAAAGATCCGATGGAAACGATCGACGAGCTGGTCTCGCTGGCGACGACCGCACGCCGTGAAGGGATCTTGGCGCTGGAAGAGCGCATCGAAACGTATGATGATGAATTTTTCAAAAACGGTGTCCGCCTCGTCGTCGACGGCGTCGACCCGGACCTCGTGCGCAGCATTTTGGAGACGGAGCTTGCCTTCATCGAGTCCCGTCACGAAAAAGCGGTGCAGCCGTTCGACCAGGCGGGCGGTTTCGCGCCGACGATGGGGATTATCGGTACGGTCATGGGCCTTGTGCACGTGCTCGGGAGCTTGTCTGACGTCTCCAACCTCGGGCCGCAGATCGCGACCGCGTTTATCGCGACCTTGTACGGCGTCGCCTCGGCCAACGTCATCTACCTGCCGCTGGCGACCAAGCTGAAGAACCGCACCAAGCAGGAAGTGTTGATCCGCGAATTGATGATCGAAGGCATCTTGTCGATCCAAGCGGGTGAGAACCCGAACATTCTCGGTCAGAAGCTGAAGGCGTTCCTGGCGCCGAACTTGCGCGTACCGAAAGCAGAGGCAGGGGAAGCCAATGTCGAGGCGTAA